Genomic window (Deltaproteobacteria bacterium):
ACTATTTACAGCCTCTTCAGATGCCTTAACCTTGGTCCCACCCTCATTTATTTGGACATCTGCTGCAGGCTCTGTTCTTCTCACGGCCCTGTAAGGTGGAGTAACTTTATTAACATCCACTTGAGTAGAGGCTGTATCAGAAGATGCTGCCTCTCTTACAGCCCGATAAGGTGGTATAACCTTACTGTCTTCTGTTTGAATTTGGACATCTGCTGCAGGCTCTGTTCTTCTCACGGCCCTGTAAGGTGGAGTAACTTTATTAGTATCCACTTGAGTAGAGGCTGTCTCAGAAGATGCCGCCTCTCTTACAGCCCGATAAGGTGGTATAACCTTACTGTCTTCTGTTTGAGTGACTGATGTAACAACCGCTGCCTCCCTTACATCTTGATAAGATATGCTGCCTTTATCCTTGGTCCCCATTGCAAAAAGCCGTGATAATACATAAGGACTACGCAGGTCAACATCATCTTTAACCTCACGCAGATAACGACAATTTCCAATATTCATGAACACACCCCTGTCCAGAGGCTCACACAGGTATATGATAATATGACAATCATGTGATATTTCAAATATCAAACATCTCTCTTTTTCACAGAAGACAAAAGGTAAACTTGCAATGGATATAATGGATATGGCAGATAACTCACTTGCACGTTCTCTGCAATGGTTTAATTCAATAACCCCTTTCAAATCATTAAATGGTAAATCCTTCCCTGTTTCAAGCCAATGGGTATTTACCTGAAAAGTAGATGCAAGTTTTGAAACCACAGTAAGATTAGGTTTGTATTTTGCTCTTTCAATTGATGAGAGGGAAATCTGAGGGATTTGACATATTGAAGACAGACTGGTTTGAGTTAGGCATTTAGCAATTCTGAGCGCCTTTATTCTATCCTTTATATCCATTTCTACCATAGTTACTCCGTAGTGAATATATACTAATATCTACATGGATGTCAAGAACATAATATAGTGTAGTATAACATAATATAGTATAACATAGTCTCCATCACGGGGTCCTCCATCACGGGGTCAAATCTTTTAATTTGACAAAATAGGTCATAAAGCGTGGGCATTGTGGTTTATCCTCCCACTATAAATAGAAAACTTGAATGTCAAAACAAAAGATTTGACCCCTTATGACCTTTCTTCTATCGGCTTCATTCAGGAAAAACTTAAGGAATTTAATCTTGATAAATCTACACAGTTTGTCCGTGTAAAACCAAGACAGACCGTATCAATAGTCTATCACGAAGCAGGCTTTAAGCAGGGACTTGCCCCTGAAAGATTTGAGCATGGCTCAAATAAAAATTCTCATTCAAGGGGTCACGATGTGTCAGGGTTTGCCTATAAACCTCTAAATTGATACTTTACAACTTACCCACCTTTTGATAATTTAAATACATGCACATACTCCGCATAGCAATGGCACAGATAAACCCTGTTGTTGGAGACCTCTCAGGGAATGCCAGAAAGATTATAGACTATATTGAAAGAGGCATTGAACTTGGTATTGACCTGATTGCATTTCCGGAATTGTCTGTTACAGGTTACCCGCCTGAAGACCTTCTTCTTAAACCCCAGTTTATAAAAGATAATACTGCATACTTAAAAAAGATAGCAAAAAAAACAAGGGATATAACTGCAATCATAGGTTTTGTGGATAGCCAAGAAGATATTTACAATGCCGCTGCCATTGTCCACAGTGGAGAGATTGCT
Coding sequences:
- a CDS encoding helix-turn-helix domain-containing protein produces the protein MVEMDIKDRIKALRIAKCLTQTSLSSICQIPQISLSSIERAKYKPNLTVVSKLASTFQVNTHWLETGKDLPFNDLKGVIELNHCRERASELSAISIISIASLPFVFCEKERCLIFEISHDCHIIIYLCEPLDRGVFMNIGNCRYLREVKDDVDLRSPYVLSRLFAMGTKDKGSISYQDVREAAVVTSVTQTEDSKVIPPYRAVREAASSETASTQVDTNKVTPPYRAVRRTEPAADVQIQTEDSKVIPPYRAVREAASSDTASTQVDVNKVTPPYRAVRRTEPAADVQINEGGTKVKASEEAVNSDILLAKVELLLHNDPEFSYKLKEFLESYKRTRR